The Deinococcus wulumuqiensis R12 genome has a window encoding:
- a CDS encoding helix-turn-helix domain-containing protein gives MQGGLVVPIKMGRMNWTEIQDELRRRLKEKRGAQSAVARELGINRASVGQYTGGEKDIPLAHLDAICKVLGVTLDIKEIPASTAGESP, from the coding sequence ATGCAAGGGGGTTTGGTGGTGCCGATTAAGATGGGGCGGATGAATTGGACAGAGATACAAGATGAATTGCGGAGGCGACTGAAGGAAAAGCGGGGCGCTCAGTCAGCAGTTGCCCGTGAACTGGGTATTAACCGTGCGTCGGTTGGGCAGTACACGGGGGGAGAAAAAGACATCCCTCTGGCTCACCTCGATGCTATCTGTAAGGTGCTCGGCGTGACGCTAGACATCAAAGAAATCCCTGCCAGTACGGCAGGGGAGAGTCCCTAG
- a CDS encoding DUF3560 domain-containing protein has product MTDTTQQGAATAAPFSPNGTALYNPDDDTLRWSNAEHLTATEYAQAKELGFKLWRGSSAWVATWTPEREDFLLQHVEQIDFEPLTDDPEARQQRFVSRAQAADARADQRREAASRGLPPMGEPVKLDHHSARRHLRAIERSDQNMRVAVEEHKKAEYWRGRAAGAERRARQKSDPNVVRRRIERLEAELRKQERRLELLAGQPDSPRTQISVTHARRWADHLELRLAFERARLELLAPAPFATVQAYKKGDTVKSAKWGKCEVVGVGPKNLKLKILEGGARGMTLSSPAYEVQPWED; this is encoded by the coding sequence ATGACCGACACCACCCAGCAGGGGGCCGCAACTGCGGCCCCTTTCTCCCCCAATGGCACCGCGCTTTACAACCCCGATGACGACACCCTGCGCTGGAGCAACGCTGAGCATCTGACGGCCACCGAATACGCCCAGGCGAAGGAACTCGGGTTCAAGCTCTGGCGCGGGTCGTCGGCCTGGGTCGCCACCTGGACGCCGGAACGCGAGGACTTCCTGCTCCAGCATGTCGAGCAGATCGACTTCGAGCCGCTGACCGACGACCCCGAAGCCCGGCAACAGCGGTTCGTCAGCCGTGCCCAGGCCGCAGATGCCCGCGCCGACCAGCGCCGGGAAGCGGCCTCTCGGGGATTGCCACCTATGGGTGAACCCGTGAAGCTCGACCATCACAGCGCCCGGCGACACCTGCGGGCCATCGAGCGCAGTGACCAGAACATGCGGGTCGCCGTCGAGGAGCACAAGAAAGCCGAGTACTGGCGAGGGCGCGCCGCTGGGGCCGAGCGGCGCGCCCGGCAGAAGTCTGACCCGAACGTGGTGCGCCGCCGCATTGAACGCCTAGAGGCCGAGCTGCGGAAGCAGGAGCGGCGGCTGGAACTGCTGGCGGGGCAGCCCGACAGTCCGAGGACTCAGATCTCCGTGACCCACGCCCGCCGCTGGGCTGATCACCTCGAACTGCGCCTGGCCTTCGAGCGTGCCCGGCTGGAACTTCTGGCGCCTGCCCCATTCGCGACGGTACAGGCCTACAAGAAGGGGGACACTGTGAAGTCAGCGAAATGGGGCAAGTGCGAGGTCGTCGGTGTCGGCCCGAAGAACCTGAAGCTCAAGATTCTGGAGGGCGGGGCCAGGGGCATGACCCTCAGCAGCCCGGCCTACGAGGTGCAACCCTGGGAGGACTGA
- a CDS encoding GIY-YIG nuclease family protein, with amino-acid sequence MTQQVYVLQDRNSGLLKVGVSVDVQARVGQVNREFGCEAVVIGVLNVVDALRTERFIHGMLEDCRVVGEWFEVSERKQNYLLAYFTDKAERPRYTGNLNGGLAQVNPPAQFSLPEHPMKWEEFQTFLRSAMAAQPRGYQSALAHQLGVTPGYVNQLVKGSRPIPPESLPALLDSLSADYFIRIVPKQEK; translated from the coding sequence GTGACTCAGCAGGTCTATGTCCTGCAGGATAGGAACTCCGGGTTACTTAAAGTGGGCGTCTCTGTAGACGTACAGGCAAGAGTGGGCCAAGTCAATAGGGAGTTCGGCTGTGAAGCCGTAGTCATTGGCGTGTTAAATGTGGTCGACGCCCTTCGAACGGAACGGTTCATTCATGGGATGCTTGAGGACTGCCGAGTAGTAGGCGAATGGTTTGAGGTGTCAGAGCGCAAGCAAAATTATCTACTGGCCTACTTCACTGATAAGGCTGAGCGTCCACGTTACACAGGGAATCTGAATGGCGGACTAGCTCAAGTCAATCCTCCCGCACAGTTCAGCCTGCCCGAACACCCGATGAAATGGGAGGAATTTCAGACATTCCTTCGCAGTGCAATGGCTGCGCAGCCACGGGGTTATCAATCCGCGCTGGCTCACCAGCTGGGGGTAACGCCGGGTTATGTCAATCAACTTGTGAAGGGTTCTAGGCCTATTCCGCCAGAGAGCCTGCCTGCGCTTCTGGATAGCCTCAGCGCCGACTACTTCATTAGAATCGTGCCCAAACAAGAGAAGTAG
- a CDS encoding helix-turn-helix domain-containing protein translates to MNWEELEKRLRARMNATPHGGKKELAEALGITQTHLSQVLSGKRDLSRELAEKALRHYGLEPDYTPKGGEL, encoded by the coding sequence GTGAACTGGGAAGAGTTGGAGAAGCGCTTGCGTGCTCGTATGAACGCCACACCTCACGGGGGAAAGAAAGAACTTGCCGAAGCTTTGGGGATCACGCAAACGCACCTGTCTCAAGTGCTTAGTGGTAAGCGCGACCTCTCTCGAGAATTGGCAGAGAAGGCGTTACGTCACTATGGTCTGGAGCCGGATTACACCCCGAAGGGCGGTGAGCTGTGA